One Nicotiana tomentosiformis chromosome 4, ASM39032v3, whole genome shotgun sequence genomic window carries:
- the LOC138909886 gene encoding uncharacterized protein, protein MPGYAKFMKDLVTKKRSINYETIKMTHQVSAIVHSMAQKLEDPSAFTIPCTIRSADFAKALCDLGAVFKTLGIRQPRPKSMRLQMADQTMKRPLGIIDDVLVRVDKFILPADFVILDCEVDYEVPIITFSCYGEGSC, encoded by the coding sequence atgccgggttatgcaaagttcatgaaggacttggtcacAAAGAAGAGGTCGATAAATTAtgaaactatcaagatgacacatcaagtgagtgctattgtgcactcaatggctcagAAATTGGAAGATCCGAGTGCTTTCACCATCCCTTGCACTATTAggagcgccgactttgccaaagctttatgtgatttgggggctgtgttcaaaactttgggaattaggcaaccaagacccaaatctatgaggttgcaaatggcagaTCAGactatgaagaggccattgggaattattgatgatgtgttagtccgagttgataagttcatccttccagcggactttgtgatccttgattgtgaggttgactacgaggtgcctATTATCACCTtttcttgctacggggaaggctcttgttga